In a genomic window of Styela clava chromosome 7, kaStyClav1.hap1.2, whole genome shotgun sequence:
- the LOC120328553 gene encoding uncharacterized protein LOC120328553: MLDSSSAEEGVVVEDNERNVPGQSVVAEDSETIFPETPRRSGQSNNRVYNYEHGETKVKEVTAGPSGQADNRIVTDEHGQVAIKYDEEGERMEIDYVDDEDRPFMTPGDEENDDTSDDNRQRPRETERGGPQVEEPQGDEQENKEEDEGTVVTVVRDDDDEHQRKAFKSREEDKKK; encoded by the exons ATGCTTGACTCGTCCAGTGCAGAAGAAGGTGTCGTCGTGGAAGATAATGAGAGAAACGTTCCAGGTCAAAGTGTCGTTGCGGAAGATAGTGAAACAATCTTTCCAG AAACTCCACGAAGAAGCGGACAGAGTAACAACCGCGTCTATAACTATGAACATGGAGAAACCAAAGTTAAAGAAGTCACAGCGGGACCAAGCGGTCAAGCTGACAATCGCATCGTGACTGATGAGCATGGTCAAGTAGCAATTAAATATGACGAGGAAGGCGAGAGAATGGAGATTGATTATGTCGATGACG aagaTCGTCCATTCATGACCCCGG GTGACGAAGAAAACGATGATACTTCTGATGACAACCGTCAGCGACCCCGAG AGACCGAGCGTGGAGGACCACAGGTTGAAGAACCACAGGGCGACGAGCAAGAAAATAAAGAGGAAGATGAAGGTACTGTGGTCACTGTAGTTCGAGATGACGACGACGAACATCAAAGAAAGGCGTTTAAGTCCAGGGAAGAAGACAAGAAGAAGTGA